The genomic stretch GTTCGTCCCTCCTGGCCGGCCCTCGGACGGAGATGTAAGCCAGAATGGCAAGCGACTTACCGGCGCCGAGCTCAGCGGTGCCGTCCGCCGTGCCGAGTCCCGGGGAGCCAAGCAGACTCAACCGGAAATTTACGCTTGACGGGGAAGGCTGTGACGATGAATCGGACGGGGTCATCGGTGCCGTTGCGGAGCGCGCGAAGTAACAGCTCTAACCGTCGTAATGACTGCTATTTATGAACGCCGTAACACCGACTGATGGCTGCCTAACGGCGACATAACGCCGTGTTGCGATAATTCCCTCGTCATCGCGGTCCCGGAGGTTGTGGCCCGGTACTGTTTCCCATGGGCGCCGATGCCATCGTGATGCGGTCGTAAGTAGCGTAACGCGAGGCGTAACCCCAAGCCAAACATGATCGTCCACGATTGTCTACGCGAAGATTCCTTTTGAGTGTTTGTGAGAATGCCATGACCCAGCGAATCGAAAAAGTCAGCCGGCGTCGCGGATTTACGCTTCCGGAAGTCCTCGTCACCGTGAGCCTGGTCGCGATCTTGGCAGCCGTAGTCGTGCCCGCCATTGCGGGTCAGATTCGCAAGGGCGATCAGTCGCGCATCGGGAATGACATGTTGGCCATCCGTGGCGGCGTGGAGCAGTTCCTGTCGGACGTTCGCCGGTACCCGTCTGACGTAACGCAACTCGTCACGCCGATTACCACGACTCAGTCTCCGCTGACCGGAACTGGCCTGGGAACGTACGGCAAGCCGGACACGCTCCGCTGGCGCGGACCGTACCTGAGCAAAGACGCTGCGTCGATTCTCGGAACGGGATACGGCTACAGCTTCAAGAGCACCTTCTTCAATCAGTCGCTCACGGCGAACAGTGCCGTGCCTGGTAGCGGTGCGGGTTATCAAGCGTATCTGGTGCTGTGCCTTCCAATGAATCCCACGGGCAGCACGGCCACCACCGATGCCTCGAACGCGCTCACCATCGACCAGATGTTCGATGACGGCGACATCACCAACGGGGTGATTCGCTACATCTCGCCGGGCGGCGGCCACGCCGACACGCTCAAGTTCCTCGTCATGCCCATTTATTGAGTCGGGAACCGCTTCCGACCGATCGCTTGCAAGTTCGACGTTCATCCTGCTGTTCAGATAGACCACTAAGGAGAAAACCATGAAGAACCGAGTTCGCCGCGGCTTTACGCTGCCTGAAGTCCTCGTGACCGTGACGGTCGTCGCCGTGCTGGCGGCCGTGGTCGTTCCCGCCGTGACCCAGTACGTCAACAAAGGCGACACGCCGGTGTTCCAGCAGGACCTCAGCGAAATCCGCAACGCCGTGACGGCGTACATCGCGGACAACCGCTCCTTCCCGGCTGAATTCTATGATCTGACGGCGGCCGGCAATTCGGGCGGCAAGATCTACTTCGCCGGCAGCGTGACCGGCACGTCGACGGCTGTTGCGTCGTTCACCAGCGCCGGCGGCATCACCCTCGGACCCGCCATCACGTCCGCCAATGGCTATCTGACGACGCCGCTCGCGTTCTCGACCGGCGCGAGTGCGACCTGCAACGACATCTATCAGCTGGACAAGACGATCGACGGCACGGTCGACGGCACGAACGGCAACGTGCTGTATGACGGGACCACATGTACGGGCGCGGCCTCCACGAACAGCACGGCGATCGGAAGCACGGTAATCACGCTCCGCCTTGCGGCGACGGGCACCTGATCGATTCGCCTCGAGTCGTCTGAAAAGCGAAACGCGGTGGGAAGCCAAGTGCTTCCCACCGCGTTTCCTTTTTCGCCGTTCGATCTCGCCGTGTGAACTGTCGCGACCGGCTACGGCCGTACGGTTCGCGCTTGCACGATCAACTCGGCAACGGTGCGTCCGACGCCGAAGCGCTTCATGATCGCTTCGATCGAGAGCGAGTCCACGTTCACCGGCAGCTGGTAGAACACCACCGCGTTCGCGCCCGGCGCTCGGGCATCCTGCGTCGCGTGCTCGAGCGTGAGACTCGCGGACGACAGCACGGCTTGCAGTGCAACCGATACCGGGACGTTGGTCAGGTGAACGCGCACCTTCCGCGCGACGCCTTGGCCATACACGAGCTTGAAGTTGCCCATCGAGCCGATGTAATCCAGCACGGTGCGTATGTCGACTTCACTCCCGTGCGTGTCGATGCTGATCAGCGGATCGTTCACGGAATCTACCGGCGACAGACTTCGCGTCTCGGTGAGGACCGGCGGGGAGAGCTGCTGGGCCGGCAACACGGGCGGCGGAACGGCCGCGGGCGAATGGTGACATGCCGCGGCAATCACCAGCGCCGCAACGCCGCCGACTATGTGATGCGATTTCATGGATAGAGTTTGCGGAGCGAGTTGACGTACGCTCTGACTTTCTCGATCTCGTCCGGAGGAACGGCGCCGGGCGCGAGGTCGAGAAACGACTGCATTTCGCGAATGGCGCTGTGGAAGTCGTGCTGCGCGACCAGGAATGCGCCGAATGCGTAGTGGGCGCGTGCATCCTTGGGAGCGAGTCCGAGCGCTTCCGTGAACCCGCGGCGCGCGCTTGCCGTGTCGCCCAATGCTTGATACTCCGTGGCGAGACGAATCTTCAGGCTCGAGTTGGCCGGATCGAGCTTGGCCGCCGCAAAGAACGCCGACATCGCATCCGCGTGTCGGCCGAGTGCGTTGTACGCGACGCCGATGTTCATCCAGAGCTTCGGATCGCGATCGTTTGCGGCGAGGCCGAGCCTGTACATGGTGATCGCGGCGGTGTGATTGCCGCGCAGATCGAGGAGCGCGCCATAATCGTTGTACAACTCGGGCGGCACCGGCGGCTTCTGCAGTGCTTTCTCGTAGTAGTCGGCGGCGGCGTCGTAGTTCCCGCGCAGGTGCTCGCTGTACGCGCGGGCGAAGAGCGAATCGCCCAAGCGCGCGCCGTTGGCGTCGAGTACGACACGCACCGGTGCGGGTGTGGGCGTGGGCGCCGTCGTGGGCGGCGCCGGACGCGGTGGAGCGTCCGCGGCTGCCGCGACGTTCGATGCCGCGCGCGCCGCGCTGTCCGTACGATCGGCAGTGACGGAGGCCGCCGTCGACGGGGCCGGCAGCGGCTTGATGCCAGTACTGGTATTACGATTTTGTGATGGCGAATTCACCGCGCGGCTGGGCGGCGCACTGGATACCGGCGAGGGTGCGCCGGCGTCGCGGATCGCTCTGCCGCTAGGCTCAGCAGCGCCACTTCGCTGATTCGACGCCGTCTTCGTCCCCATCTTCGCCGGCGGAATGATTGAAATCGGAACGGCCGGCTGGCTCGGCGGCGGTGTGGTCGGCTGCGGCACCGCCGGCACGCCACTCGGGCGCTGGCTCGCGACGGGTCTCGCGGTCGGAACGGCGAGCGACGACGCCCGTCCTGCACGCGAGCGAGCCCGCCACAGTCCCGCCGCTCCGGCCGCCAAGATCACAGCGGCGGCCGCGAAGACCATCAACGCGCGGCTGGTGCTGCTGCTCCTGTTGTTCGCGGACTTGCCCGCGGGATACGGAAAAAAGTTGTCACCGACGGCGGCCGCCGTTCGTCCCGCGCGCTGTGTGCGCTCGCGCTGCGCTTCCTTGAGCGCGTCGTTGATGAGACTCACGGCTTCGGTCCTGCGGGCGGCCGGGCCGCGGATGGTTTCGCTGTCGAATCGCGCGGCGTGGCCGGCCGTGCGGCGAGCGAATCGGCGGCGATCGAACCGCCGCTCGTTGCGGCGCGCCCGGCGCAAACGGCGGATACCGTCTGCGCATCGCGCGCAAGCAGGGGATTTGCCGCCGACGCCGAATCAACGCCGGCACCGTATCCGTTGCACGCGGCGGTCGTATCACCGCCGTCGAGTTGAGCCACGGCCGTGAGCACGACGGCGCGTGCGTGCGTGACTCCTGCCGGCGCGTGCTGAGCGAGTGCGGCGAGGTGTTGCACGGCGCTCGCGCGGTCGCCGCGCGCCATCTCGAGTTGCGCCAGGCGAAGCAGTGCATCGTCGACGCGTTTGGACGTCGGATACGTCGCGACCAGTGTCCGCAAATCCCGCTCGGCGTCGGCGGGCACGGCGCTCATGGTGGCGCGCCAGTACAAATCCTCGTCGGCGGCCTTCACGGGACCGCGCGGCCAGAGTGCGATGCCAACAGTCACCGCCGCCACGACGAGCACCGCGGCGATGATCATCACGCGCCGTATCTGTCCGCGGCGCTGGTTGCGGGGACGATCGCGGCGCGGTGCGGGCGCGGTGACGTTTTCGTCGACTTCGGAATCCTCACCACGCAACGCCGCCACGGCCTTGCGGACGTGCTGCGGTTCGATGTCACGCGTCTGCGCGGCGTATCCGGCCAGCAGCGCCCGGTCGCAAATCAGATTGATCAAGCGCGGAACGCCGTGGCTCGCGCGATAGATCTCCGTCACCGCCTTCGGTGTGAAGCGAATCTGGCCGCGCGCGCCCGCCACGTTCAACCGGTGGTGGATGTAGCGGTCGGTCTCCTGCTCGTCGAGATCGTTCAGCGTGCAGCGGATCGACACACGCTGGTCGAGCTGCGCCATTTGCGGCGTGCGGATCTTGTCGAGCAGCTCCGGTTGGCCGACGAGAACAATTTGAATGAGCTTTTCCTGATCGGTCTCGAGATTCGACAGCACGCGAATCTGTTCAAGAAACTCTGACGACAGGTGCTGTGCTTCGTCGAAGATCGCGACGCAGCTTTTTCCCAGCGCGAGTTGCGCGAGCAGGAACTGGTTGAGCCGATCGAGCAATTCCTTGCGCGAACCGCCCGGCGGCACGCTGACGCCGAACTCCGTGAGGAGCGCGGCCAGCGTCTCGACACCGTTGAAGAACGGATTGAAGATCAGCGCCGACTGCGACTTGTCGCGATCCAACTTTTCGATGAGATCGCGGCACAGCGTCGTCTTGCCGGTGCCGGGCTGGCCAGTGACCAGCATGAACCCTTCCCGGTTGTTGATGCCGTACAGCAGCTGGCCTTCTGCCTCGCGATACTGTTGCGAGTAGAAGACGAACCGTGGGTTCGGCGTCAGCGAGAAGGGCTTGTCGGTCAGCCCGTAGAACTGCTCGTACATGCCGTTAACGTCCCGATGCGGGCTGCCCGCTGATGATCGTTGGCGTCAGGAACACGACGAGCTCCGTGCGCGTCTCGGTATTGTCGATGTGCTGGAACGCCTTGCCAAGCAGCGGAATGTCCTTGAGCACCGGAATGCCGCTGGTGGTTTGATCCTTTCGATTCTGTACGAGGCCGCCAATCACCATGGTCTCACCGGCGCGCATGCGTGCGATCGTATCGCCCTCCCGGCGTGCGATCACCGGCGCGCTCGCCGTGGTGCCGTCGGGCAGCGAGATCGTGGCGGTGTGATCGATCGACGTCACGGCCGGACGAATGTCCATGGTCAACACGTTGTCCGCCGAAATCTGCGGCAGTACGTCGAGGACGACGCCGACCGAGATCTGCTGCGGAATGATCGAGCTCTGTGTCGTCACGACGCCGCCGTTGGGCCCAAGCAACGGCGTCCGCGACACGTTGAAGAATATCTCGTCCGTGGTCACGTCAAAGATGGCGCGCTGATTGTTGAGCGCCGAGGTCTGCTCGTTCGACAAGACGCTGACGTTGCCTTCCGACGCCAACGCCGTGAGTACGGCAGTGACCGACGTCGCACCACCCGTGAACGTGAAATTGATGTTGCCGGCGTTTCCGGTCGTGGTCACCGACGGATCGCTGCGCAGCGTCACGCCGAACTTGTTGGAAGCCGCCGCCGAGACGATGCTCCAGTCGATGCCGTACTGGAAGGTCTTGGTCAGCGTGACTTCGACGATCTTCGCTTCGATCATCACCTGACGGAGAACCGACGCCTGAAAGTCGTCGAGAAACTCCTGGACGCGGGCGACTTTATCCGGCATGGCCGTCACGTTGATCAAGCCCGCCATGGGGCTGATCACCAGCGACGATCCGTCGCCGAACACGGTGTTCGAGGCAGACGGACCGCCGCCCGCACCGGACGCCGCCTGCTGCGCGGCGTTGATCCCGCCCGTCGACGTCTGCGATTCGCCCGCCGCACCAGTCGTCGGCGCGTTCGCGTTGTTCGCGTTGCCCGACGCTGTGCCCTGCGCCGGCTGGCCCGACGCCATGATTCCCGTGAGCGCGACGCGGATATCCTGCCACACGTCCGCGACCGATTGCGCCGTGAGCACGTCGCCGCCGCTGGCCGCCGCCGCGGCGCCGGCGCCGAGCGCGCTCAATCCGGTGTTCGTGCCCGGTGTTGCGACACCCGCACTCGACAACCGTCGCTGCACGACTGTGCTCATTGTGCCGATACGCGACAGCGCGACATAATCGAGATGAAACGTGTGACTCTCCATGCGAATGGGAACGACACGCAGCACGGTTCCTTGCAGCTGATACTGCGCACCGTTGCGCGAGACCAACTCGTGCAGCGCCTCCTCGAGCGTGACATTGCGCAAATTCGCGTGCGCGGTGCCGTGCACAGCGGGATCGACGGTCACCGTCAATCCGAGCTGCGATCCGAGCTGCGTCACCGCCGTCGCGATGGGAGTTCCATCCGGGACATTGATCTCGCGGATGCGACGCTCGGGCGCGGCCGACAACTGCGGTCCGGCAGCCGTCGCCACTTGAGGCAACGCCGGCGCCGCTCCCGCAGGTTGGCCTGGTTGCGAGACACTCACCGCAGCTGGGCTTCCCTGCGGTTGAACGACCGGTGCCGTCGGTTCGACGTGAACCGTGGTGTGCACCTGCCGAGCGGCCGCACCGCTGCTGGCGCACGCCGCGGCCGCCAGTCCAGCGGCGAACATCGTCGTCGTCCGGAGCGCTTGTAGCGCGCGAGTCATCGTCGACCTCATCCGTTATCCTCCTTCACGGCAACCGTATGCGGTTTGCCTTGGGCGTCGGTTACGACGACGCGGTCGCGCTCGACCGACGTGAGCTTTCCGCCGCCTGGCAGCGGATCGCCGACGTAAATCAATGCATCGTTGATCACCGCGGCGCGTCGCGTACCAGACGTGAGCGTGGCGGTGACATCCCACAGGGTGCCTTCACTTTGTTGTGTTACCGGACCCGCTACCACCGTATGACGCCGAACCACCGGCGTCGGCACGATTACGTCGCCGAACGGGTCGCGACGAACGACGATTGAATCAGCGGGCGCGGGTGCGATACGAACGCTGTCCGCGAGCGGCGCCGCATACGGCATGAGCTGCGCGAGCTGCGGGCTCGGCACCGGCGCGGGGACCGCGAAGCGTCCCGGACCCGACGCACTCGGCGGCCGAACCGAGCGCCACGCCACGAATGACACGACGAGCACCGCCGCCGTCGCGATGCCGAGCCAGCGCTGCGCGGGCTCAGCCATGCTGTCCCGCCTTCGAATCCTTCGGATCCTTCGAATCCTTCGGATGCTCGAGCACCGCGAACGCCAGCAGATACGACGCGCCATTACCCTTGTCGCCAACCGCGGACACGCGTTCCAGCGCGATGGACGGCGGGAGATGTGTAACGACCGAGAGGACGGCGCCAAGGCCGCCGCTGCACTCGAGCACGAGCGTATAGCTCGCCACGGTCGGCGGATCAGCGGTTACCTGCGGCAGAGGCGGCGGAGCTGATCCACTGGAATCCGCGCCGCCAAACCGAACTCGTACGTCGCGGAGCCCAGCACCTTCAGCTGCCGTCGCGATATCCTGCGCCAGCGTTACGCGATCGGCGCGATCGACTGACGTGGCCATCGAGTCCGGAAGCGTCGTCGGCTCGAGCGTCGCCGGCCGAAACGCGGCGCGAAAATTCGCGACTTCGCTCGAGTCGGCGCGCAGGCGATTCAGTTCCAGCGTCAGCGACGAACGCTGCCGTTGCGCGGCGACGCCGACGATCGCGGACGCGACGATAGCCAGCGCGGCGACTCCCATCGCCTCGCCTCGCACACCATAGCGTTGGAAGCTCGAGCGAACGTCGGCCATGGTCATCGCCATCAGTGCGACGCCCCTGACGGACGAGCGAGTGCGAACGATGCGCGAAATTGTATGACGACCGCCGTCGGCGCCTTGTGGGTCGTGTCGTTCGTCGCGGGATAGTCGAGACGGTCGAGATTGGCGTCGCTCACACCGTCGCGCATGCGCAGCGAGGTAAAGAATCCGTCGAGCGACCGCACGGCTTGCGCGCCGCTCGCACCCTTCGCCGCACCGGCGACGATCACGTTCCAACCAGTGGCCGAGCGAGTGACGTGCAGGCTGTCGAATCGAATGGCGTCGGGTGTCGTGGACGCGATCGCAACCAGTGATTGCGCGAGCGCGCTGCGTTCGCCTTGTACGCTGCGCACATATTCGACCTGCTTCGCAAAGTCCGACCGCCGTTCCGCGATTTGCCGCATGGGCTCGACCGTCGGAATCGTTGCTTTGAGCGAATTGCGCAAGCGTTCCGTCGCGGCGCGATCGCCATGCAACGAAGTGACCTGTCGCCCCGCGAACAGGATCGCTAATGCCGCCGCGGCCACGCTCGCGGCTACCGCCGCATTTGGACCACGCATCAAGTTGCGGACGCGCTCCGCGACCGTCGGCGGATGAGGAAAGAGATCGAGCGGGGCGGCCTGCCGTGCCTCGAGGACCGCGCCCATCGCGATCACCGCTTCCGGTGCCGTCACGCCGGAGAACAACGGCTTCACATGCGCGCCCA from Gemmatimonadaceae bacterium encodes the following:
- a CDS encoding prepilin-type N-terminal cleavage/methylation domain-containing protein produces the protein MTQRIEKVSRRRGFTLPEVLVTVSLVAILAAVVVPAIAGQIRKGDQSRIGNDMLAIRGGVEQFLSDVRRYPSDVTQLVTPITTTQSPLTGTGLGTYGKPDTLRWRGPYLSKDAASILGTGYGYSFKSTFFNQSLTANSAVPGSGAGYQAYLVLCLPMNPTGSTATTDASNALTIDQMFDDGDITNGVIRYISPGGGHADTLKFLVMPIY
- a CDS encoding prepilin-type N-terminal cleavage/methylation domain-containing protein, which produces MKNRVRRGFTLPEVLVTVTVVAVLAAVVVPAVTQYVNKGDTPVFQQDLSEIRNAVTAYIADNRSFPAEFYDLTAAGNSGGKIYFAGSVTGTSTAVASFTSAGGITLGPAITSANGYLTTPLAFSTGASATCNDIYQLDKTIDGTVDGTNGNVLYDGTTCTGAASTNSTAIGSTVITLRLAATGT
- a CDS encoding tetratricopeptide repeat protein, whose amino-acid sequence is MSLINDALKEAQRERTQRAGRTAAAVGDNFFPYPAGKSANNRSSSTSRALMVFAAAAVILAAGAAGLWRARSRAGRASSLAVPTARPVASQRPSGVPAVPQPTTPPPSQPAVPISIIPPAKMGTKTASNQRSGAAEPSGRAIRDAGAPSPVSSAPPSRAVNSPSQNRNTSTGIKPLPAPSTAASVTADRTDSAARAASNVAAAADAPPRPAPPTTAPTPTPAPVRVVLDANGARLGDSLFARAYSEHLRGNYDAAADYYEKALQKPPVPPELYNDYGALLDLRGNHTAAITMYRLGLAANDRDPKLWMNIGVAYNALGRHADAMSAFFAAAKLDPANSSLKIRLATEYQALGDTASARRGFTEALGLAPKDARAHYAFGAFLVAQHDFHSAIREMQSFLDLAPGAVPPDEIEKVRAYVNSLRKLYP
- a CDS encoding AAA family ATPase, whose amino-acid sequence is MYEQFYGLTDKPFSLTPNPRFVFYSQQYREAEGQLLYGINNREGFMLVTGQPGTGKTTLCRDLIEKLDRDKSQSALIFNPFFNGVETLAALLTEFGVSVPPGGSRKELLDRLNQFLLAQLALGKSCVAIFDEAQHLSSEFLEQIRVLSNLETDQEKLIQIVLVGQPELLDKIRTPQMAQLDQRVSIRCTLNDLDEQETDRYIHHRLNVAGARGQIRFTPKAVTEIYRASHGVPRLINLICDRALLAGYAAQTRDIEPQHVRKAVAALRGEDSEVDENVTAPAPRRDRPRNQRRGQIRRVMIIAAVLVVAAVTVGIALWPRGPVKAADEDLYWRATMSAVPADAERDLRTLVATYPTSKRVDDALLRLAQLEMARGDRASAVQHLAALAQHAPAGVTHARAVVLTAVAQLDGGDTTAACNGYGAGVDSASAANPLLARDAQTVSAVCAGRAATSGGSIAADSLAARPATPRDSTAKPSAARPPAGPKP